In Alosa alosa isolate M-15738 ecotype Scorff River chromosome 19, AALO_Geno_1.1, whole genome shotgun sequence, a genomic segment contains:
- the spata7 gene encoding spermatogenesis-associated protein 7 isoform X3 produces MGFKNNTTMDAKRGKAYCPGASGNLTKQCLVQDHMFAHYRKVYTAKAAVDTSAPKSMQSSIKYSDQKRRERLKREASQRSLSSRSLRSRLDNTRESCSLKASRTSLQADEDGCHYLGGSVMSSPRLNTSFHIREIAYPSQRATTAGSTHNCHRYASEFNYRDPHPQKQQFLRSCGTTGSQSAFKAFQDPVQKTYSGDLMLKHSKHFKPEKPFTPRTLKKDSKSYLSQYRFYTPPRRKASEETSPRLVQQDSSRGSSEPKDNFAAEWDLPQTFDLESEIFDEDTSPNGKHSKVNKTKGSSFLSSSRMSPDGIKSPIMRKVNEEEEELLYLEFIADVTNEILTLGLYNDRVLRRVFQRHIDTNKHHLDEDKMRHLLDILHHDIQSPSNASTFCVHPAKKHREKDTFPQDVPSFSSDLKSQPKLVHRPSSSTMFDRDLESLGKRNHLIVSTPLQRSPTSNTSYSLQGETEDGNLRYSLSSYSSHALDRGTEDRSFKFDPTSYSSHDLDREIEGGPLDFNLARYSSDVPDKETEDDLLDFNPARYSSDVLDKETEDGLLQYSPDSHSSHVLDGETDDCPRKSSPTNYGLDGETEDGQEQQNIREDDLSPGTEHNHLTPEENEALQSTEDNNELSGELEELGLNMESLHVSQTPPKTIKDEQDFSIFSDDEF; encoded by the exons ATGGGATTTAAAAATAATACCACCATGGATGCAAAGAGAGGTAAAG CATACTGCCCTGGAGCCTCaggcaacttgacaaaacaatgTCTCGTTCAAGACCACATGTTTGCACATTACAGGAAGGTGTATACTGCTAAGG CTGCTGTGGATACCTCAGCACCAAAAAGCATGCAAAGTAGCATCAAAT ACTCTGACCAAAAGCGTCGAGAGCGGTTGAAGAGGGAGGCATCTCAGCGTTCATTATCCTCCAGGTCACTGAGGAGCAGACTGGATAACACCAGAGAATCATGCTCCTTAAAAGCT AGCAGGACCTCTCTCCAAGCAGACGAGGATGGCTGCCATTACTTGGGGGGCTCTGTGATGTCTTCGCCTAGGCTCAACACTTCATTCCATATCAGAGAGATTGCATACCCGTCCCAAAGAGCGACCACAGCTGGGAGCACCCACAACTGCCATCGCTATGCCTCCGAATTCAACTACCGAGACCCCCACCCTCAGAAGCAGCAGTTCCTCCGGTCCTGTGGTACCACTGGCAGCCAAAGCGCATTCAAAGCTTTCCAGGACCCAGTCCAGAAGACGTACAGCGGAGACCTCATGCTCAAGCACTCCAAGCATTTCAAGCCCGAAAAGCCCTTCACACCCCGCACGTTGAAGAAGGACAGCAAGTCCTACCTGTCCCAGTACCGCTTCTACACCCCCCCGAGGAGGAAAGCGTCAGAGGAGACGAGCCCAAGGCTGGTGCAGCAGGACTCATCTCGTGGAAG CTCTGAACCCAAGGACAACTTTGCTGCAGAATGGGATCTGCCACAG ACATTTGACCTTGAGTCTGAAATATTTGATGAAGACACCAGTCCAAATGGGAAACACAGTAAAGTGAACAAGACAAAAGGCAGCAGTTTTCTTTCTTCATCCAG AATGTCTCCAGATGGAATCAAGTCTCCCATCATGCGGAAGGTGAATGAAGA GGAAGAAGAGTTGCTCTACCTGGAGTTTATTGCAGATGTGACAAATGAAATCTTGACATTGGGGCTGTACAATGACCG AGTATTGAGAAGGGTATTTCAGCGTCATATTGATACAAATAAACATCACCTGGATGAG gATAAAATGCGCCACCTTCTGGACATTTTGCATCACGATATTCAGAGTCCCTCAAATGCCTCCACTTTTTGTGTACACCCTGCAAAAAAGCATAGAGAGAAGGACACATTTCCACAAGACGTCCCAAGCTTTAGTTCCGATTTAAAATCACAGCCTAAATTAGTTCACAGACCTTCCTCCTCCACTATGTTTGACAGAGACCTTGAGTCACTAGGGAAGAGAAATCATTTAATAGTTTCCACTCCTTTGCAGCGCAGCCCAACCAGCAACACTTCCTATAGTCTGcaaggagagacagaagatGGTAATTTAAGGTATAGCCTAAGCAGCTACAGTTCACATGCTCTGGATAGAGGGACGGAAGATAGATCGTTCAAATTTGATCCAACCAGCTACAGTTCACATGATCtggacagagagatagaaggtGGACCATTAGATTTTAACCTAGCGAGATACAGTTCAGACGTTCCGGACAAAGAGACAGAAGATGATCTGTTAGATTTTAACCCAGCGAGATACAGTTCAGACGTTctagacaaagagacagaagaTGGTCTATTACAATATAGCCCCGATAGCCACAGTTCACATGTTCTggatggagagacagatgaCTGTCCAAGGAAAAGTAGCCCAACAAACTATGGTCTAGATGGGGAGACAGAAGATGGTCAAGAGCAGCAAAATATCAGAGAAGATGATTTGTCACCTGGAACTGAGCACAACCACCTGACTCCTGAGGAGAATGAAGCTCTTCAATCCACAGAGGACAATAACGAACTCTCTGGAGAGCTTGAGGAACTTGGATTAAACATGGAGTCTTTGCATGTGTCCCAGACACCACCCAAGACAATTAAGGATGAACAAGATTTTAGCATATTTAGTGACGATGAGTTTTGA
- the spata7 gene encoding spermatogenesis-associated protein 7 isoform X1 — MGFKNNTTMDAKRGKAYCPGASGNLTKQCLVQDHMFAHYRKVYTAKAAVDTSAPKSMQSSIKYSDQKRRERLKREASQRSLSSRSLRSRLDNTRESCSLKARELSFLPQAMVYWSRTSLQADEDGCHYLGGSVMSSPRLNTSFHIREIAYPSQRATTAGSTHNCHRYASEFNYRDPHPQKQQFLRSCGTTGSQSAFKAFQDPVQKTYSGDLMLKHSKHFKPEKPFTPRTLKKDSKSYLSQYRFYTPPRRKASEETSPRLVQQDSSRGSSEPKDNFAAEWDLPQTFDLESEIFDEDTSPNGKHSKVNKTKGSSFLSSSRMSPDGIKSPIMRKVNEEEEELLYLEFIADVTNEILTLGLYNDRVLRRVFQRHIDTNKHHLDEDKMRHLLDILHHDIQSPSNASTFCVHPAKKHREKDTFPQDVPSFSSDLKSQPKLVHRPSSSTMFDRDLESLGKRNHLIVSTPLQRSPTSNTSYSLQGETEDGNLRYSLSSYSSHALDRGTEDRSFKFDPTSYSSHDLDREIEGGPLDFNLARYSSDVPDKETEDDLLDFNPARYSSDVLDKETEDGLLQYSPDSHSSHVLDGETDDCPRKSSPTNYGLDGETEDGQEQQNIREDDLSPGTEHNHLTPEENEALQSTEDNNELSGELEELGLNMESLHVSQTPPKTIKDEQDFSIFSDDEF, encoded by the exons ATGGGATTTAAAAATAATACCACCATGGATGCAAAGAGAGGTAAAG CATACTGCCCTGGAGCCTCaggcaacttgacaaaacaatgTCTCGTTCAAGACCACATGTTTGCACATTACAGGAAGGTGTATACTGCTAAGG CTGCTGTGGATACCTCAGCACCAAAAAGCATGCAAAGTAGCATCAAAT ACTCTGACCAAAAGCGTCGAGAGCGGTTGAAGAGGGAGGCATCTCAGCGTTCATTATCCTCCAGGTCACTGAGGAGCAGACTGGATAACACCAGAGAATCATGCTCCTTAAAAGCT AGAGAGCTGTCGTTTTTGCCGCAGGCCATGGTATACTGG AGCAGGACCTCTCTCCAAGCAGACGAGGATGGCTGCCATTACTTGGGGGGCTCTGTGATGTCTTCGCCTAGGCTCAACACTTCATTCCATATCAGAGAGATTGCATACCCGTCCCAAAGAGCGACCACAGCTGGGAGCACCCACAACTGCCATCGCTATGCCTCCGAATTCAACTACCGAGACCCCCACCCTCAGAAGCAGCAGTTCCTCCGGTCCTGTGGTACCACTGGCAGCCAAAGCGCATTCAAAGCTTTCCAGGACCCAGTCCAGAAGACGTACAGCGGAGACCTCATGCTCAAGCACTCCAAGCATTTCAAGCCCGAAAAGCCCTTCACACCCCGCACGTTGAAGAAGGACAGCAAGTCCTACCTGTCCCAGTACCGCTTCTACACCCCCCCGAGGAGGAAAGCGTCAGAGGAGACGAGCCCAAGGCTGGTGCAGCAGGACTCATCTCGTGGAAG CTCTGAACCCAAGGACAACTTTGCTGCAGAATGGGATCTGCCACAG ACATTTGACCTTGAGTCTGAAATATTTGATGAAGACACCAGTCCAAATGGGAAACACAGTAAAGTGAACAAGACAAAAGGCAGCAGTTTTCTTTCTTCATCCAG AATGTCTCCAGATGGAATCAAGTCTCCCATCATGCGGAAGGTGAATGAAGA GGAAGAAGAGTTGCTCTACCTGGAGTTTATTGCAGATGTGACAAATGAAATCTTGACATTGGGGCTGTACAATGACCG AGTATTGAGAAGGGTATTTCAGCGTCATATTGATACAAATAAACATCACCTGGATGAG gATAAAATGCGCCACCTTCTGGACATTTTGCATCACGATATTCAGAGTCCCTCAAATGCCTCCACTTTTTGTGTACACCCTGCAAAAAAGCATAGAGAGAAGGACACATTTCCACAAGACGTCCCAAGCTTTAGTTCCGATTTAAAATCACAGCCTAAATTAGTTCACAGACCTTCCTCCTCCACTATGTTTGACAGAGACCTTGAGTCACTAGGGAAGAGAAATCATTTAATAGTTTCCACTCCTTTGCAGCGCAGCCCAACCAGCAACACTTCCTATAGTCTGcaaggagagacagaagatGGTAATTTAAGGTATAGCCTAAGCAGCTACAGTTCACATGCTCTGGATAGAGGGACGGAAGATAGATCGTTCAAATTTGATCCAACCAGCTACAGTTCACATGATCtggacagagagatagaaggtGGACCATTAGATTTTAACCTAGCGAGATACAGTTCAGACGTTCCGGACAAAGAGACAGAAGATGATCTGTTAGATTTTAACCCAGCGAGATACAGTTCAGACGTTctagacaaagagacagaagaTGGTCTATTACAATATAGCCCCGATAGCCACAGTTCACATGTTCTggatggagagacagatgaCTGTCCAAGGAAAAGTAGCCCAACAAACTATGGTCTAGATGGGGAGACAGAAGATGGTCAAGAGCAGCAAAATATCAGAGAAGATGATTTGTCACCTGGAACTGAGCACAACCACCTGACTCCTGAGGAGAATGAAGCTCTTCAATCCACAGAGGACAATAACGAACTCTCTGGAGAGCTTGAGGAACTTGGATTAAACATGGAGTCTTTGCATGTGTCCCAGACACCACCCAAGACAATTAAGGATGAACAAGATTTTAGCATATTTAGTGACGATGAGTTTTGA
- the spata7 gene encoding spermatogenesis-associated protein 7 isoform X2, which yields MGFKNNTTMDAKRAYCPGASGNLTKQCLVQDHMFAHYRKVYTAKAAVDTSAPKSMQSSIKYSDQKRRERLKREASQRSLSSRSLRSRLDNTRESCSLKARELSFLPQAMVYWSRTSLQADEDGCHYLGGSVMSSPRLNTSFHIREIAYPSQRATTAGSTHNCHRYASEFNYRDPHPQKQQFLRSCGTTGSQSAFKAFQDPVQKTYSGDLMLKHSKHFKPEKPFTPRTLKKDSKSYLSQYRFYTPPRRKASEETSPRLVQQDSSRGSSEPKDNFAAEWDLPQTFDLESEIFDEDTSPNGKHSKVNKTKGSSFLSSSRMSPDGIKSPIMRKVNEEEEELLYLEFIADVTNEILTLGLYNDRVLRRVFQRHIDTNKHHLDEDKMRHLLDILHHDIQSPSNASTFCVHPAKKHREKDTFPQDVPSFSSDLKSQPKLVHRPSSSTMFDRDLESLGKRNHLIVSTPLQRSPTSNTSYSLQGETEDGNLRYSLSSYSSHALDRGTEDRSFKFDPTSYSSHDLDREIEGGPLDFNLARYSSDVPDKETEDDLLDFNPARYSSDVLDKETEDGLLQYSPDSHSSHVLDGETDDCPRKSSPTNYGLDGETEDGQEQQNIREDDLSPGTEHNHLTPEENEALQSTEDNNELSGELEELGLNMESLHVSQTPPKTIKDEQDFSIFSDDEF from the exons ATGGGATTTAAAAATAATACCACCATGGATGCAAAGAGAG CATACTGCCCTGGAGCCTCaggcaacttgacaaaacaatgTCTCGTTCAAGACCACATGTTTGCACATTACAGGAAGGTGTATACTGCTAAGG CTGCTGTGGATACCTCAGCACCAAAAAGCATGCAAAGTAGCATCAAAT ACTCTGACCAAAAGCGTCGAGAGCGGTTGAAGAGGGAGGCATCTCAGCGTTCATTATCCTCCAGGTCACTGAGGAGCAGACTGGATAACACCAGAGAATCATGCTCCTTAAAAGCT AGAGAGCTGTCGTTTTTGCCGCAGGCCATGGTATACTGG AGCAGGACCTCTCTCCAAGCAGACGAGGATGGCTGCCATTACTTGGGGGGCTCTGTGATGTCTTCGCCTAGGCTCAACACTTCATTCCATATCAGAGAGATTGCATACCCGTCCCAAAGAGCGACCACAGCTGGGAGCACCCACAACTGCCATCGCTATGCCTCCGAATTCAACTACCGAGACCCCCACCCTCAGAAGCAGCAGTTCCTCCGGTCCTGTGGTACCACTGGCAGCCAAAGCGCATTCAAAGCTTTCCAGGACCCAGTCCAGAAGACGTACAGCGGAGACCTCATGCTCAAGCACTCCAAGCATTTCAAGCCCGAAAAGCCCTTCACACCCCGCACGTTGAAGAAGGACAGCAAGTCCTACCTGTCCCAGTACCGCTTCTACACCCCCCCGAGGAGGAAAGCGTCAGAGGAGACGAGCCCAAGGCTGGTGCAGCAGGACTCATCTCGTGGAAG CTCTGAACCCAAGGACAACTTTGCTGCAGAATGGGATCTGCCACAG ACATTTGACCTTGAGTCTGAAATATTTGATGAAGACACCAGTCCAAATGGGAAACACAGTAAAGTGAACAAGACAAAAGGCAGCAGTTTTCTTTCTTCATCCAG AATGTCTCCAGATGGAATCAAGTCTCCCATCATGCGGAAGGTGAATGAAGA GGAAGAAGAGTTGCTCTACCTGGAGTTTATTGCAGATGTGACAAATGAAATCTTGACATTGGGGCTGTACAATGACCG AGTATTGAGAAGGGTATTTCAGCGTCATATTGATACAAATAAACATCACCTGGATGAG gATAAAATGCGCCACCTTCTGGACATTTTGCATCACGATATTCAGAGTCCCTCAAATGCCTCCACTTTTTGTGTACACCCTGCAAAAAAGCATAGAGAGAAGGACACATTTCCACAAGACGTCCCAAGCTTTAGTTCCGATTTAAAATCACAGCCTAAATTAGTTCACAGACCTTCCTCCTCCACTATGTTTGACAGAGACCTTGAGTCACTAGGGAAGAGAAATCATTTAATAGTTTCCACTCCTTTGCAGCGCAGCCCAACCAGCAACACTTCCTATAGTCTGcaaggagagacagaagatGGTAATTTAAGGTATAGCCTAAGCAGCTACAGTTCACATGCTCTGGATAGAGGGACGGAAGATAGATCGTTCAAATTTGATCCAACCAGCTACAGTTCACATGATCtggacagagagatagaaggtGGACCATTAGATTTTAACCTAGCGAGATACAGTTCAGACGTTCCGGACAAAGAGACAGAAGATGATCTGTTAGATTTTAACCCAGCGAGATACAGTTCAGACGTTctagacaaagagacagaagaTGGTCTATTACAATATAGCCCCGATAGCCACAGTTCACATGTTCTggatggagagacagatgaCTGTCCAAGGAAAAGTAGCCCAACAAACTATGGTCTAGATGGGGAGACAGAAGATGGTCAAGAGCAGCAAAATATCAGAGAAGATGATTTGTCACCTGGAACTGAGCACAACCACCTGACTCCTGAGGAGAATGAAGCTCTTCAATCCACAGAGGACAATAACGAACTCTCTGGAGAGCTTGAGGAACTTGGATTAAACATGGAGTCTTTGCATGTGTCCCAGACACCACCCAAGACAATTAAGGATGAACAAGATTTTAGCATATTTAGTGACGATGAGTTTTGA